The genomic segment TAACCCTAACTGCGTCGCATTTTCAATCGTCCAGTTCCGGTAGAACACTCCCTGCACCCTCCCCTTTATCACCACTCTCTCCTGCACCCAATCAGCTTGGCCAATCTAAATCACAATCTCACCACAGATGGCATATAACAATAATCAAGATTGAGTTCGTCACTACGCACCGTTTTGGTAGAAGAGGATCCTTGCTGTGTCGTCATCGCAGAGATAGAACGCGTGAGAGGAGAACGGAAATGGAAGATTCTAGAAGCGTTGTTTCTAGGATAAGTGAAGAGGGTGAATCGTGGCGGAATAAGCGTAACAGTAGATGGTGCCATTGCTCCAATTAGTATTATCCTTGTTGCCACATTCGTCTGGGATTAAAAACGGGGTTTCTAGATTTGTATTGGGCCGAGTGAGGAAGGCCCAAGCTATATTGGGGAGCCCAAAGCGTTGGGATTGGAATGGGGATGAGGTATGTGTTAAGGGTTTTCGTGTCGGCGAAGCACATGACGGCGAAGGTGGTGGAAGGGAACAACGGGAGAGAGGTGGCGAGTGCGTCCAGCGTGGAGCATGCACTGAGAAGCGCGTTCGAATGGGGGAAGGGGTGTGACGCGAGAGCGGCGGCGTCCGTCGGGGAGGTGTTGGCGATGCGGCTGAAAACGGAGGCGCCGGAGGTGGGAGTGGGAGGTGGGGTCCACTTAAACGTTGAGAAGGAGATTAAGAAGAAGAGTGTGGACAACGGAGATAAGGTATGGACCGTGGTTAACGCTTTGaggaaaagaggaatcaaggtTTTCGTCACCGACGATCACAGTTAAGGTTCGCGTTTTCccaaaagttaaagaaaaatggctgtttatgaatattatttttaaaattaaataaattttcttgttTATAAGTTTCTAATTTTTCATGAAATCGATTTGGTAGGGTTCGTTTATAAATCAAGTTAAACATAtgccacataaaaaaaaagtatactaGAAAATAACATgtagaatttatatatatatatatatatatatatatatatatatatatatatatatatatatatatatatattgttcttGCACTTTGTCAATGATTTTAATGAAGGCATAAATTAGAAAATGCAGAAgcaaaatgatattttattgttaGTCTCAAACCAAGCTAAAAACTTTGTATTGACATTTTCGTTCTTGCTAACTATCTTATCAATTTAAAAGTGATCTTTAAACAAAATTGATTGCTGGTTTGGAAGATGAAATGCTAACCTCTTAACAGTTGGTCATCTTTAATGGATATCAAagctaaattattttttcaaattgcCTCACatgctaacaaatatttataatcattgtatctttttatttcattaacaatAACTGTTTCTTAGAGTGaactttattatttgtaatCTATTTGATATACTTGTGATTATTTCAATATCGTTACTTTACTAAATTGCTTGTATAGGATTGaagtattttatgaaattaaataatcaatatttataattcAGTATtgaatcaataataaataaaaatacaacacaattacaaatacagcaataaataattatgaatacataaatattgaatctgaatatatataattgaaatatttaaataattaataattaaatagtaaatacatgaagaaataaataaagcaaACATAACCTATAATTTTAATAGTCCAATGTGACATGTGGCAATGACACGTAGAAAACTACCATATGTCATTATCTAGATTTCTATTTATTCTTTACGTATGTTTCTTTGATTCTATTTAGtcctaatatttttaaaattaaacaatattgtGCTTAtagacaaaatttattatttatgtaaatgttataatgatatttttattaaaaatgacttttgaacgtatattattaatttatgttttgttatattatattattgtatattattaattcatattttgttaATCATGACTTaacttttaaattgaatataaatatggTTTAATCATTCATGAATTCATGAATTCATGAAGttcctattttcgcatggaatctcaatttagtcctttaGTTTCTGGACATCTCAATTGGGtctcaaatttatgaaaattgcaacaattggatCCTTTCCTTTAAATTGTGTCCAATGGCGTTAGTGTGTGTCTGACGTAGCACGCTGTAGTCAGTTTCTTAACTAACGTGGCTGACTGAAGAGGGGCAGTGAAGCACGTggataataacaattttttaagtcCTCCCCACATAGTGCGACCTTATCAACCCCTGCTGAAAGGGAACCCTAGCTTTTGCAGCATAGCCAAGCATAGCCACCACCCCAGAATCGGGAACCGTAATCACAACGTCGCACTCAACGGGGCTCTCAGTGGCCAGTATTTCCCCGAATTTCCTCCTAGACTCGTACACAGACCTCCTGAAGACAACATAGTTGGGAAGTGCGAAGTATATGTGCTCGAAGATGCATTGCTTTGTCTCCTGATGAGTCACGAGGCAGAGGGATTGGATTCCCGTGTGGTCCACCACCACAACCTCACCCGGGTTCACCTTTCTCTCATACGTCGCATCGATCAAATCCAGCGCGCATGTCTCCGAGGCGAAAACCATAGCGCCGTTCTTTCTCCTTCCCATCACCAAAGGTCGGAACCCGAAGAGGTTCCTCACAGCCACCAGCTTGTCCTCCGTGAGGAACACCAGGGAGTACGCCCCCTTCAGATTCTCGCAGGCATCCACGACTCTGAGTAGGAAAGGTCTGTGCTTGGAGGTGGCAATCAGGTGGAGCACGACCTCGGTGTCGGAGGTCGTGTTGAAGATGGACCCATTGTCTTCCAGTTTGGAGCGGTAGTTCACGAAGTTTCCATTGTGCGCGACGGCGACGGAGCCGAAACGGTAGCCGGCAACGAAGGGTTGGACGCTCACGAGCTTGGAGTGGCCAGCGGTGGAGTA from the Vigna angularis cultivar LongXiaoDou No.4 chromosome 3, ASM1680809v1, whole genome shotgun sequence genome contains:
- the LOC108325238 gene encoding uncharacterized protein LOC108325238 yields the protein MAPSTVTLIPPRFTLFTYPRNNASRIFHFRSPLTRSISAMTTQQGSSSTKTERVVIKGRVQGVFYRNWTIENATQLGLKGWVRNRKDGSVEALFSGNVDAVQEMEQRCRRGPPDALVTGLQVFPSDDDPGTGFHRKPTL
- the LOC108324645 gene encoding uncharacterized protein LOC108324645 encodes the protein MGMRYVLRVFVSAKHMTAKVVEGNNGREVASASSVEHALRSAFEWGKGCDARAAASVGEVLAMRLKTEAPEVGVGGGVHLNVEKEIKKKSVDNGDKVWTVVNALRKRGIKVFVTDDHS
- the LOC108324646 gene encoding amidophosphoribosyltransferase, chloroplastic-like — its product is MEKKIEDPILYGFIRSMLDARVLNLEFGGFPKGNGLPQEGVLSLNIYLDLFDIEFCRLSMKYEGICDGGLNERERKSSGVKVYSCRYKDEICFVVYGSRDVVVNLSRLSELLGSCAIANVRYSTAGHSKLVSVQPFVAGYRFGSVAVAHNGNFVNYRSKLEDNGSIFNTTSDTEVVLHLIATSKHRPFLLRVVDACENLKGAYSLVFLTEDKLVAVRNLFGFRPLVMGRRKNGAMVFASETCALDLIDATYERKVNPGEVVVVDHTGIQSLCLVTHQETKQCIFEHIYFALPNYVVFRRSVYESRRKFGEILATESPVECDVVITVPDSGVVAMLGYAAKARVPFQQGLIRSHYVGRT